Proteins from a genomic interval of Gemmatimonadaceae bacterium:
- a CDS encoding SDR family oxidoreductase encodes MTDPLAVFRPGLLDGQVALVTGGGTGIGLGISELLAELGAHVVIASRKPDHLEAALAAITARGHQASAVQLDVRDQEKVKTAIDAIAAERGRIDLLVNNAAGNFYAPSATLSPNAWKAVLEIDLYGTFYCSQAVYPHMAKQGGGRIVSTSMTLHYRGWPLMAHATAAKAGVDALTRTLAVEWAPQRIRVNAIAPGPIPTEGVKKAFTPPADSGVPDVFAAAEQKMAEYAAKGIPLGRWGTPRDIANMVAFLASPAGDWITGSIFVVDGGEWLAKAPTG; translated from the coding sequence ATGACTGATCCGCTTGCCGTCTTTCGCCCCGGCCTCCTCGACGGCCAGGTCGCCCTCGTCACCGGCGGCGGTACCGGCATCGGCCTGGGCATCTCCGAGCTGCTCGCCGAGCTCGGCGCGCACGTCGTGATCGCGAGCCGCAAGCCCGATCACCTCGAGGCGGCGCTCGCCGCCATCACGGCGCGCGGTCACCAGGCGAGTGCCGTGCAACTCGACGTGCGCGATCAGGAGAAGGTGAAGACCGCCATCGATGCCATCGCCGCCGAGCGCGGGCGCATCGATCTGCTCGTCAACAATGCCGCGGGTAACTTCTACGCGCCCAGCGCGACGCTGTCGCCGAACGCCTGGAAGGCCGTGCTCGAGATCGATCTCTACGGCACCTTCTACTGCTCGCAGGCGGTGTACCCGCATATGGCGAAGCAGGGGGGCGGGCGCATCGTGAGCACCAGCATGACGCTGCACTATCGCGGCTGGCCACTCATGGCGCACGCCACCGCCGCCAAGGCCGGGGTGGATGCGCTGACGCGCACGCTGGCCGTGGAGTGGGCCCCGCAGCGGATTCGCGTGAATGCCATCGCCCCGGGCCCGATTCCCACCGAGGGCGTGAAGAAGGCGTTCACGCCGCCGGCCGACAGTGGCGTCCCCGACGTGTTCGCGGCTGCCGAGCAGAAGATGGCCGAGTACGCCGCGAAGGGCATCCCGCTCGGCCGGTGGGGCACACCCCGCGACATCGCCAACATGGTGGCGTTTCTCGCCTCGCCCGCGGGCGATTGGATCACCGGATCGATCTTCGTGGTCGACGGCGGTGAGTGGCTCGCGAAGGCCCCAACGGGCTGA
- a CDS encoding tyrosine-type recombinase/integrase, with the protein MTRAHRIRRRLARFGIEMLYINAQSRDPKVIARRERLVDQLIADAQLEVLLALQAGTLPIEVVEAHAREYGLAGAGLKAQLVLSQPLWDLVEATLPRMGRADATRLRYTLSSQQLRARLEGAESLRVRDLQTIDWEALLEVWPGGPSDWMHLRRFVSRFLSLVLGGKWHPMRHAILERIPTQQEAERVTDLTPAQFLTILEHAREDLRAPLMTLVLSGMRMGEYLACDETHLLPATHEIAVPGTKTKAAAGRVSIDPSLWHWVEFGVPSPVRYRQFVKLFKDAVVAAELPRTLRLHDLRHAHGQWAVAEGVPEAFVQVSLRHTQAATTRRYTKSGNLASVAKGLAGALNLSED; encoded by the coding sequence ATGACGCGCGCCCATCGCATTCGCCGGCGCCTGGCGCGCTTCGGCATCGAGATGCTCTACATCAACGCCCAGTCGCGCGATCCGAAGGTGATCGCGCGGCGGGAGCGGTTGGTGGACCAGCTGATCGCCGACGCGCAGCTCGAGGTGCTGCTCGCGCTGCAGGCGGGCACGCTGCCGATCGAAGTCGTGGAAGCGCACGCGCGCGAGTACGGGCTGGCCGGCGCCGGGTTGAAGGCGCAGCTCGTGCTCTCGCAGCCGCTCTGGGATCTCGTCGAGGCCACGCTCCCGCGCATGGGGCGGGCGGACGCGACGCGATTGCGGTATACGCTCAGCAGTCAGCAGCTCCGCGCGCGCCTGGAAGGCGCGGAGTCGCTGCGCGTGCGGGATCTGCAGACGATCGACTGGGAGGCGCTCCTCGAGGTGTGGCCGGGCGGCCCGTCCGACTGGATGCACCTGCGGCGCTTCGTGTCGCGGTTTCTGAGCCTCGTGCTCGGCGGCAAGTGGCACCCGATGCGCCATGCCATCCTCGAGCGCATCCCGACGCAGCAGGAAGCGGAGCGCGTCACCGATCTCACGCCGGCGCAGTTTCTCACGATCCTCGAACACGCGCGCGAAGACCTGCGCGCGCCGCTCATGACGCTCGTGCTGAGCGGGATGCGCATGGGCGAGTATCTCGCCTGTGACGAGACGCATCTCCTGCCCGCGACGCACGAAATCGCCGTGCCCGGCACGAAGACCAAAGCCGCGGCCGGCCGCGTGTCGATCGACCCGTCGCTCTGGCACTGGGTCGAGTTCGGCGTGCCGTCGCCGGTGCGCTATCGCCAGTTCGTCAAGCTGTTCAAGGACGCCGTCGTCGCGGCCGAGCTGCCGCGCACGCTGCGCCTCCACGACCTGCGCCATGCGCACGGCCAGTGGGCGGTCGCGGAAGGCGTCCCGGAGGCGTTTGTGCAGGTCTCGTTGCGGCACACGCAGGCCGCGACGACGCGCCGCTACACCAAGTCGGGCAACCTGGCGTCGGTGGCCAAAGGCCTCGCCGGCGCCCTCAATCTTTCGGAGGACTGA
- a CDS encoding ATP-binding protein: MDPAFSLDAVVEDIVPAPPKVVIYGAHGVGKTTFGAGFPNAILLMTEAGVGSLRIRRFPKVVETYHDFMTAIGALYQGEHDRQTLLLDSLDWLEPIVWQETAQRHNKDSIESWDYGKGYIEAEKVWSEVLTGLDALQAERGMSIVCTAHAAVTRFQSPTVEPYDRYSIKLHKRASALVQEWADIVGFAHWQTVTTATDLGFNKKAVRGVSTGQRLLALEERPAWEAKNRFQMPPVMPLDAAQFLALLAERYTPAPVIEAAPSLATQE; this comes from the coding sequence ATGGACCCGGCATTTTCGCTCGACGCGGTGGTCGAGGACATCGTCCCTGCCCCGCCGAAGGTCGTGATTTACGGGGCTCATGGTGTTGGCAAGACCACGTTCGGCGCGGGCTTTCCGAACGCGATCCTGCTGATGACCGAAGCGGGCGTCGGTTCGCTCCGCATCCGGCGCTTCCCGAAAGTCGTGGAGACGTACCACGACTTCATGACGGCGATCGGCGCGCTTTACCAGGGCGAGCACGATCGGCAGACGCTGCTGCTCGATTCGCTCGACTGGCTGGAGCCGATCGTGTGGCAGGAGACGGCGCAGCGGCACAACAAGGACTCGATCGAGTCGTGGGACTACGGCAAGGGCTACATCGAGGCCGAGAAGGTTTGGTCCGAAGTGCTCACCGGCCTCGATGCGCTCCAGGCGGAGCGCGGCATGTCGATCGTGTGCACCGCGCACGCCGCGGTGACGCGGTTCCAGTCGCCGACGGTCGAACCGTACGACCGCTACAGCATCAAGCTGCACAAGCGCGCCTCGGCGCTCGTGCAGGAGTGGGCCGACATCGTCGGGTTCGCGCACTGGCAGACCGTCACGACCGCGACCGATCTCGGCTTCAACAAGAAGGCGGTGCGTGGCGTGTCGACGGGACAGCGCCTCCTCGCGCTCGAAGAGCGGCCCGCGTGGGAAGCCAAGAACCGGTTCCAGATGCCGCCCGTCATGCCGCTCGATGCGGCGCAGTTCCTCGCGCTCCTGGCGGAGCGCTACACGCCGGCCCCGGTGATCGAGGCCGCACCTTCTCTCGCAACGCAGGAGTAA
- the rplS gene encoding 50S ribosomal protein L19, which translates to MHPFIETQKEWMKEIPPFRAGDTVRVNVRVKEGDKERLQAFEGICIARRGAGISETFTVRKVSNGVGVERIFPVHSPMLESITVVRRGAVRRAKLYYLRDVTGKAARIKERKVVRPSGDK; encoded by the coding sequence ATGCATCCGTTTATCGAGACCCAGAAGGAGTGGATGAAGGAAATCCCGCCGTTCCGCGCCGGTGACACGGTGCGCGTGAACGTGCGCGTCAAGGAAGGCGACAAGGAGCGCCTCCAGGCCTTCGAAGGGATCTGCATCGCCCGCCGTGGTGCCGGCATCAGCGAGACGTTCACCGTCCGCAAGGTGTCGAACGGTGTGGGTGTTGAGCGCATCTTCCCGGTGCACAGCCCGATGCTCGAGAGCATCACGGTCGTGCGTCGTGGTGCGGTGCGCCGTGCCAAGCTGTACTACCTGCGCGATGTGACGGGCAAGGCCGCCCGCATCAAGGAGCGCAAGGTCGTTCGCCCCTCGGGCGACAAGTAA
- a CDS encoding ribonuclease HII — protein MARWSPIERTLREQHGPWLVGVDEVGRGPLAGPVVACAVVMPPDKRAIAGVNDSKQLDHATRVELAARIREHALAISVGAASAREVDRINIYHATVLAMRRALARIPTRLGGVPHHVLVDGKPLRTLGHVHTAVVKGDAKCYAIACASIIAKVTRDRLMTALAQRYEGYGWERNSAYGTPEHRRALAERGLTPHHRRSFCLDAQVDLLAAIEALDPPTSVESA, from the coding sequence GTGGCTCGCTGGAGCCCGATCGAGCGAACGCTGCGCGAGCAGCACGGTCCGTGGCTGGTCGGCGTGGATGAAGTCGGACGGGGCCCGCTTGCGGGCCCCGTCGTCGCTTGTGCCGTGGTCATGCCGCCCGACAAGCGCGCTATCGCCGGGGTCAACGACTCCAAGCAGCTCGATCACGCCACCCGCGTGGAACTCGCCGCGCGCATCCGCGAACACGCCCTCGCCATCAGCGTCGGCGCCGCCAGCGCCCGCGAAGTCGATCGCATCAACATCTACCACGCCACCGTCCTCGCCATGCGGCGGGCGCTGGCGCGCATCCCGACCCGGCTCGGCGGCGTTCCGCATCACGTCCTGGTGGACGGCAAGCCGCTGCGCACCCTGGGCCATGTGCACACGGCGGTGGTGAAGGGCGACGCCAAGTGCTACGCCATCGCCTGCGCCTCCATCATCGCCAAGGTCACCCGTGACCGGCTCATGACGGCACTCGCCCAGCGATACGAGGGCTATGGCTGGGAGCGCAACAGCGCCTATGGCACCCCCGAGCATCGCCGGGCCCTCGCGGAACGCGGGCTCACGCCGCATCATCGGCGAAGCTTCTGTCTCGACGCGCAGGTCGATCTGCTCGCGGCGATCGAGGCGCTCGACCCGCCCACCTCTGTGGAGTCCGCATGA
- a CDS encoding OmpA family protein, with translation MTLLAASTLSACATKGFVRKGLDEQRVALDAERSQRAQGDSALRGDVNGLRTDLNALRNDLATLRNEFGAKITAMEGQVSFAMPVHFQFDDAAVRNQDQAALEKFAKVAQTHYKGSTITIEGFADPAGSQAYNLRLSRERADAVRDFLVSKGMDGAVLRTVGYGKTRLVRPNAARDADGAELNRRVTFVVETPAGATAATVAAISGQQ, from the coding sequence ATGACGCTTTTGGCAGCGAGCACGCTCAGCGCGTGTGCCACCAAGGGGTTCGTTCGCAAGGGGCTCGATGAACAGCGCGTCGCGTTGGACGCCGAGCGTTCGCAGCGGGCGCAGGGCGACAGTGCGTTGCGGGGGGACGTGAACGGGCTGCGCACGGATCTGAACGCGCTGCGCAATGATCTCGCGACGCTGCGCAATGAGTTCGGCGCGAAGATCACGGCCATGGAAGGCCAGGTCTCGTTCGCGATGCCGGTGCACTTCCAGTTCGACGATGCCGCGGTGCGCAATCAGGATCAGGCGGCGCTCGAGAAGTTCGCCAAGGTCGCACAGACGCATTACAAGGGCTCCACGATCACGATTGAAGGCTTTGCCGATCCCGCGGGCTCGCAGGCCTACAATCTCCGCCTCTCGCGTGAGCGCGCGGATGCGGTGCGCGACTTCCTCGTGAGCAAGGGGATGGACGGCGCGGTGCTGCGTACAGTGGGCTATGGCAAGACGCGTCTCGTACGCCCGAATGCGGCGCGTGATGCCGACGGCGCGGAGCTCAACCGCCGCGTGACGTTCGTGGTCGAGACGCCGGCCGGCGCGACGGCGGCGACGGTGGCCGCGATCAGCGGTCAGCAGTAA
- a CDS encoding siphovirus Gp157 family protein — MTGLSLYDLCDEARALDDLVGMDDGEWSAEHEALHTPLMEALVAKADGFGSYVRDLEQRVEVIKIEEERLAARRKRLESRVKWMKEYAVTALLLADRKKLEGTLFTLAVQKNPDSVAVSVLPDALPPEYVRVIPEVREPDKKGLLSALEAGVAIPGVELAPPTYHLRIR, encoded by the coding sequence ATGACCGGGCTCTCTCTGTACGATCTCTGCGACGAAGCGCGCGCCCTGGACGATCTCGTCGGGATGGACGACGGCGAGTGGAGTGCGGAGCACGAAGCGCTGCACACGCCGCTCATGGAAGCGCTCGTCGCCAAGGCGGACGGCTTCGGCAGCTACGTGCGCGATCTCGAGCAGCGCGTCGAGGTGATCAAGATCGAAGAGGAGCGCCTCGCCGCCCGGCGGAAGCGCCTCGAGTCGCGCGTAAAGTGGATGAAGGAGTACGCCGTGACGGCGCTGCTCCTGGCGGACCGCAAGAAGCTCGAGGGGACGCTCTTCACGCTCGCGGTGCAGAAGAACCCGGACAGCGTCGCGGTGTCGGTGCTGCCGGATGCGCTCCCGCCGGAGTACGTGCGCGTGATCCCCGAAGTGCGCGAACCGGACAAGAAGGGCTTGCTGTCGGCGTTGGAGGCCGGCGTCGCCATCCCGGGCGTCGAGCTGGCCCCGCCCACGTATCACCTGAGGATCCGCTGA
- a CDS encoding DUF669 domain-containing protein: protein MAQFGGEFDATTVEPTTPMDVLPDGDYPVLIEASEWRKTKKGDGAFLELTHVVCDGPMKGRKLWDRLNLQNPNTQAVEIAQRTLSAICHATGVLKVTDSAQLHNIPVLARVVVKQGERGPMNEIKGYKKFDGLVAATPSAKPIAAATPAPAAPGTAPWMKKAG, encoded by the coding sequence ATGGCCCAGTTTGGCGGTGAATTCGACGCGACCACGGTGGAGCCAACCACCCCGATGGACGTCCTCCCGGACGGCGACTACCCGGTGCTCATCGAGGCGTCGGAGTGGAGGAAGACGAAGAAGGGCGACGGCGCCTTCCTCGAGCTCACGCACGTCGTGTGCGACGGCCCGATGAAGGGGCGGAAGCTCTGGGATCGCCTCAACCTGCAGAACCCGAACACGCAGGCGGTCGAGATCGCGCAGCGTACGCTCTCGGCGATCTGCCACGCGACCGGGGTGCTCAAGGTGACGGACTCGGCGCAGCTCCACAACATCCCCGTGCTGGCGCGCGTGGTGGTGAAGCAGGGCGAGCGGGGCCCGATGAATGAGATCAAGGGCTACAAGAAGTTCGACGGTCTCGTCGCGGCCACGCCGAGTGCGAAGCCGATCGCGGCGGCGACGCCTGCCCCGGCGGCGCCCGGGACGGCCCCCTGGATGAAGAAGGCGGGCTGA